One bacterium genomic window, ATTGTTTTATGGACAATGAGACATACGAACAGGCAAGTATAGGGGAGGACATTTTAAAGGATAATACAAAGTATCTTACAGAAAATATAAATGTAAGCTTTCTTGAGTATGATGGAAGGGTTGTTGGTGTAAAGCTTCCTATAACCGTTCTGCAGAAAATAGAAGAGACAGAGCCAGGGTTTAAGGGAGATACAGCAACGGGTGGGACAAAACCAGCTATTACAGAAACAGGGTTAAATATTCAAGTTCCATTATTTATTGAGGTTGGCGATATTATAAGGATTGACACAAGGACAGGAACCTACATAGAAAGGGTTAAAAAGTGAATTGTAATTATA contains:
- the efp gene encoding elongation factor P, which gives rise to MISAADLRVGKNIEFNNSICTVVDFAHIKPGKGPAFVRVKLKSWNTDATTEYTFRPEQKFTHVEVYEKQKQYLYRDGDEYCFMDNETYEQASIGEDILKDNTKYLTENINVSFLEYDGRVVGVKLPITVLQKIEETEPGFKGDTATGGTKPAITETGLNIQVPLFIEVGDIIRIDTRTGTYIERVKK